From a single Alloactinosynnema sp. L-07 genomic region:
- a CDS encoding MarR family winged helix-turn-helix transcriptional regulator, which yields MSSEGSESTERALTSRLRLAVVRLNRRLRAQRSNASITLTQLSALSCLYKSGPLSPGELAAREGVQPPSMTRVIAALEELGYLSRSPHPSDGRQAIVALTDAGRTYIDADITAREAWLDRRLAELDDREREILARAVEIIDRMAGNAN from the coding sequence GTGTCGTCGGAGGGTTCGGAATCGACCGAACGGGCGCTGACCAGCCGGTTGCGGCTGGCTGTGGTGCGGCTGAACCGCAGGCTGCGCGCGCAGCGTTCGAACGCGTCGATCACGTTGACGCAGCTATCGGCACTGTCGTGTCTCTACAAGAGCGGCCCGCTGTCCCCCGGAGAGCTCGCCGCCAGGGAAGGTGTGCAGCCACCCTCGATGACGCGGGTGATCGCCGCGCTGGAAGAGCTGGGTTACCTCAGCCGTAGCCCGCACCCCAGCGACGGCAGGCAGGCGATCGTGGCGCTCACCGATGCCGGTCGGACTTACATCGACGCCGACATCACCGCCCGCGAGGCATGGCTGGACCGGCGGCTGGCCGAACTGGACGACCGTGAGCGGGAGATCCTCGCTCGCGCCGTCGAGATCATCGACAGAATGGCAGGGAACGCGAACTAG
- a CDS encoding glutamate--cysteine ligase, producing MGHNVTSEAFSREDRQRYRQKVQRCLDALERMLTEGGFAKSPPWMGLEIELCLVDDKLQPAMLNDTVLEKIDDPCYTTELGQQNLELNVRPRPLRGRQSADLETELRESLTAAGHAAQAAGATLVMIGTLPTLRTEHFESRWLTHNPRYRKLNDQIFAARGEEMLLNMEGAPLPGQRPERLRSLQDSILSESAGTSAQLHLQVPPENFAANWNAAQCLAGVQVALAANSPFLLRKALWHETRIPLFEQSTDTRPQELKNQGVRPRVWFGERWITSIFDLFEENVRYFPGLLPEVDDEDPFEALDSGRAPKLAELRLHNGTIWRWNRPVYDIMDDIPHLRVENRVLPTGPTIIDLMANAAFFYGAQRALTKEDRPVWTQMSFQAAEENLYSGARHAFDAQLYWPGIGWVPPDELVLRRLLPMAHEGLIDCGVSDQSREKYLGVIEQRCLAKRTGSTWQRATVARLEARGVDRDAALVAMLRGYIELSEAGEPVHTWPDY from the coding sequence ATGGGGCACAACGTGACTAGCGAGGCATTCAGCCGCGAGGACCGACAGCGATATCGCCAGAAGGTGCAGCGCTGCCTCGACGCACTGGAGCGCATGCTCACCGAGGGCGGTTTCGCGAAGTCCCCGCCGTGGATGGGCCTGGAGATCGAATTATGCCTGGTCGACGACAAGCTGCAGCCCGCGATGCTCAACGACACGGTGCTGGAGAAGATCGATGACCCCTGCTACACCACCGAACTTGGTCAGCAGAACCTGGAGCTAAACGTGCGTCCCCGGCCCCTGCGCGGCCGCCAGTCGGCCGACCTGGAGACCGAACTGCGCGAGTCGCTGACCGCGGCCGGGCACGCCGCCCAGGCCGCGGGGGCCACCCTGGTCATGATCGGCACCCTGCCGACGCTGCGCACGGAGCACTTCGAGTCGAGATGGCTCACGCACAACCCACGCTACCGCAAGCTCAACGACCAGATCTTCGCCGCGCGCGGCGAGGAGATGCTGCTCAACATGGAGGGCGCCCCCTTGCCGGGCCAGCGCCCGGAACGCCTGCGCAGCCTGCAGGACTCGATCCTCTCGGAGTCGGCGGGCACGTCGGCGCAACTGCACTTGCAGGTCCCCCCGGAGAACTTCGCCGCCAATTGGAACGCGGCACAGTGCCTGGCGGGCGTGCAGGTCGCGCTCGCGGCGAACTCGCCGTTCCTGCTGCGCAAGGCGTTGTGGCACGAGACCCGGATCCCCTTGTTCGAGCAGTCGACGGACACGAGGCCGCAGGAGCTGAAGAACCAGGGCGTGCGCCCAAGGGTGTGGTTCGGCGAGCGGTGGATCACGTCGATCTTCGACTTGTTCGAGGAGAATGTGCGCTACTTCCCCGGCCTGCTACCAGAAGTGGACGACGAGGACCCGTTCGAGGCCCTGGACTCCGGCCGGGCGCCGAAACTGGCCGAACTGCGGCTGCACAACGGCACGATCTGGCGCTGGAACCGCCCGGTCTACGACATCATGGACGATATTCCCCATCTGCGGGTGGAGAACCGGGTGCTCCCCACTGGTCCGACGATCATCGACCTGATGGCCAACGCGGCGTTCTTCTATGGCGCACAACGGGCCCTCACCAAGGAAGACCGTCCCGTGTGGACACAGATGTCGTTCCAGGCGGCGGAGGAGAACCTGTACTCGGGCGCCAGGCACGCTTTCGACGCACAGCTGTACTGGCCGGGCATCGGCTGGGTGCCGCCGGACGAGCTCGTCCTGCGCAGGCTGCTGCCCATGGCCCACGAGGGCCTGATCGACTGCGGCGTCTCCGACCAGTCCCGCGAGAAGTACCTCGGCGTGATCGAGCAGCGATGCCTGGCAAAGCGCACCGGCTCCACGTGGCAGCGGGCGACCGTGGCCCGACTGGAGGCCCGCGGCGTGGACCGCGACGCGGCCCTGGTGGCGATGCTGCGGGGCTATATAGAGCTGAGTGAGGCCGGGGAGCCGGTCCACACCTGGCCTGATTACTGA
- a CDS encoding DUF3027 domain-containing protein gives MSPTPAPEAATDPDLLSAVDFARAAAETQAGAEVGRHVAAQPEDAAAVTHLFDADKPGYRGWRWAVTVSHAGPDTPVTVSEVVLLPGPDALTAPAWVPWERRVQAGDLGVGDLLPTAPDDDRLVPGYLGSDDPDIEEAALELGLGRLRVLSRVGRLEAADRWFAGDFGPGADMARSAPAHCGTCGFYAKVAGSFGAAFGVCANELAPADGRVVHVEYGCGAHSEAEVEQISPVLVADLIYDDATLDYEPRPAKAEVPDEAEAPVDDLPVGQSSADVDEVADGGALAGGADAGESTDPVDHADRPLAGPVAGSDG, from the coding sequence ATGAGCCCGACGCCCGCACCAGAAGCCGCCACCGACCCCGACCTGCTGTCGGCGGTCGACTTCGCGCGCGCCGCCGCCGAGACCCAGGCGGGGGCCGAGGTCGGCAGGCACGTAGCGGCCCAGCCGGAGGACGCCGCGGCCGTCACCCACCTCTTCGACGCCGACAAACCCGGCTACCGCGGCTGGCGCTGGGCGGTGACGGTGTCCCACGCGGGCCCCGACACGCCGGTGACGGTCAGCGAGGTCGTGCTGCTGCCTGGCCCCGACGCGCTCACCGCCCCGGCCTGGGTGCCGTGGGAGCGGCGCGTGCAGGCGGGCGACCTTGGCGTCGGCGATCTGCTGCCGACCGCCCCGGACGACGACCGGCTGGTCCCCGGATACCTGGGCAGTGACGACCCGGACATCGAGGAAGCGGCGCTGGAGCTGGGCCTCGGCAGGCTCCGGGTGCTCTCGCGCGTCGGCCGCCTGGAGGCCGCCGACCGCTGGTTCGCAGGCGACTTCGGCCCCGGCGCGGACATGGCGCGCAGCGCGCCCGCGCACTGCGGCACCTGCGGTTTCTATGCCAAGGTCGCGGGATCGTTCGGCGCCGCCTTCGGGGTGTGCGCCAACGAGCTCGCGCCCGCCGACGGTCGGGTCGTGCACGTCGAGTACGGCTGCGGCGCGCACTCGGAGGCCGAGGTCGAGCAGATCTCCCCGGTGCTGGTCGCCGACCTCATCTATGACGACGCCACGCTGGACTACGAGCCCCGGCCCGCCAAGGCCGAGGTCCCGGACGAAGCGGAGGCACCCGTCGATGATCTGCCGGTAGGTCAATCTTCGGCCGATGTTGACGAGGTGGCGGACGGTGGCGCTCTGGCTGGCGGCGCTGACGCTGGTGAGAGCACTGATCCGGTGGATCATGCGGATCGCCCGTTAGCCGGCCCCGTGGCCGGTAGCGACGGGTGA
- a CDS encoding MFS transporter, translating to MFSSLRVRNYRTYAAGNLVSNLGTWMQRIAQDWLVLVLTDHNPVALGIAAALQFAPTILLSLWAGVLADRLDKRKLLIAVQIGLASCALALGVLDITGQVELWHVYVLCVAVGVFFAVEVPVRQSFVAEIVGRSQVTNAVALNATGFNLARVIGPAVAGIMIVLIGTGWLFIANGVMTLAVVVGLLLMRAGELHPSPKIPRRKGQLVEGLRYVRKRPDIIVVLVLVFFVSTFGMTFFVTLAVVASKVFGRDADGYGLLSTALAIGTLGGALLAARRSRNGRPRTRVLLGAAFSFGVLEITVGLMPTYTAFAIALVPVGVALMTFMTTANSTVQLAVAPEMRGRVMGLYMLVFLGGNPIGAPMVGWMAAEWGPRSPIYVGGAVAALTAVVCGVVLIRRGGVKLPVTKWGRSHILRRDRRGLPVK from the coding sequence ATGTTCTCGTCCCTGCGTGTGCGCAACTACCGGACGTACGCGGCGGGCAACCTGGTGTCCAACCTGGGCACGTGGATGCAGCGCATCGCCCAGGACTGGCTGGTGCTGGTCCTCACCGACCACAACCCCGTCGCCCTGGGCATCGCCGCCGCTCTGCAGTTCGCGCCGACGATCCTGCTGTCGCTGTGGGCTGGGGTGCTCGCCGACCGGCTCGACAAGCGCAAGCTCTTGATCGCCGTGCAGATCGGCCTCGCGTCGTGCGCGCTGGCGCTGGGCGTGCTCGACATCACCGGCCAGGTCGAGTTGTGGCATGTGTATGTGCTGTGTGTCGCGGTCGGGGTGTTCTTCGCCGTCGAGGTACCGGTCCGGCAGTCGTTCGTCGCCGAGATCGTCGGTCGGTCGCAGGTCACCAACGCCGTCGCGCTCAACGCCACCGGCTTCAACCTGGCGCGGGTGATCGGGCCCGCCGTCGCGGGCATCATGATCGTGCTGATCGGCACGGGCTGGCTGTTCATCGCCAACGGGGTGATGACCCTGGCCGTGGTCGTCGGGCTGCTGCTGATGCGGGCGGGCGAGCTGCACCCGTCGCCGAAGATCCCCCGGCGCAAGGGGCAGCTCGTCGAGGGCCTTCGCTACGTGCGCAAACGGCCCGACATCATCGTCGTGCTGGTCCTGGTGTTCTTCGTCAGCACGTTCGGGATGACGTTCTTCGTCACGCTGGCGGTGGTCGCGTCCAAGGTCTTCGGGCGCGACGCCGACGGGTACGGGCTGCTCTCGACCGCGCTGGCCATCGGGACCCTGGGCGGCGCGCTCCTCGCGGCCCGGCGCAGCCGCAACGGCAGGCCGCGAACGCGGGTGCTGCTCGGCGCGGCCTTCTCGTTCGGCGTGCTGGAGATCACCGTGGGGCTGATGCCGACGTACACCGCGTTCGCCATCGCGCTGGTGCCGGTCGGTGTGGCCCTGATGACCTTCATGACCACCGCGAACTCGACCGTGCAGCTGGCCGTCGCGCCGGAGATGCGCGGCCGGGTGATGGGCCTCTACATGCTGGTCTTCCTTGGCGGAAACCCGATCGGGGCGCCGATGGTCGGCTGGATGGCGGCCGAGTGGGGGCCGAGGTCGCCGATCTATGTCGGCGGGGCGGTCGCCGCGCTGACGGCGGTGGTCTGCGGAGTGGTCCTGATCCGGCGCGGCGGGGTGAAACTGCCGGTCACGAAGTGGGGCCGGTCACACATCCTGCGTCGAGACCGACGAGGCTTGCCGGTGAAGTGA
- a CDS encoding superoxide dismutase, with the protein MAPYTLPDLDYDYAQLEPVISGEINELHHSKHHAAYVKGTNDTLDKIADARAKGDFGFIAGLEAALAFNLAGHALHTQWWKNLSPDGGDKPIGELAAAVDEHFGSFDGLRAQLNAASATIQGSGWGVLAWDPLGERLITQQLKDHHSNLSISTTPLLVIDVWEHAYYLQYRNLKTDYIERLWDIVNWADVSARFDAARAGVNGLRAPMA; encoded by the coding sequence ATGGCGCCCTACACCCTCCCCGATCTGGACTACGACTACGCCCAGCTGGAACCAGTGATCAGCGGCGAGATCAACGAGCTGCACCACAGCAAGCACCACGCCGCCTACGTCAAAGGCACCAACGACACCCTCGACAAGATCGCCGACGCCCGCGCCAAAGGCGACTTCGGCTTCATCGCGGGCCTGGAAGCCGCACTGGCGTTCAACCTGGCGGGCCACGCCCTGCACACCCAGTGGTGGAAGAACCTGAGCCCCGACGGTGGCGACAAACCGATCGGCGAGCTCGCCGCGGCCGTCGATGAGCACTTCGGGTCCTTCGACGGCCTGCGGGCCCAGCTCAACGCCGCGTCGGCGACCATCCAGGGCTCCGGCTGGGGCGTGCTGGCGTGGGACCCGCTGGGCGAGCGGCTGATCACCCAGCAGCTCAAGGACCATCACTCGAACCTGTCGATCTCCACCACGCCGCTGCTGGTGATCGACGTCTGGGAGCACGCGTACTACCTGCAGTACCGCAACCTGAAGACCGACTACATCGAGCGGCTGTGGGACATCGTGAACTGGGCTGACGTCAGCGCCCGGTTCGACGCCGCCCGCGCGGGTGTCAACGGCCTGCGCGCGCCCATGGCGTAA
- a CDS encoding DUF2530 domain-containing protein, translated as MPVPDQPLRPPPPLPARLLALAPIVYVGTGVWVLAGVVLLVADTIPRVWLWTSVSGATLGILGILLILWQRRAARRGSKGAQKVS; from the coding sequence GTGCCCGTACCCGACCAGCCCCTGCGTCCCCCGCCGCCGCTTCCCGCGCGGCTGCTGGCGCTGGCGCCCATCGTCTACGTCGGCACCGGGGTGTGGGTCCTGGCCGGAGTCGTCCTGCTGGTGGCGGACACGATTCCCCGGGTCTGGCTCTGGACGTCGGTGTCGGGAGCCACGCTGGGCATCCTCGGCATCCTGCTCATCCTCTGGCAACGCCGAGCCGCGCGGCGCGGGTCCAAGGGCGCCCAGAAGGTCAGCTAG
- a CDS encoding N-6 DNA methylase, protein MPQIQAQQSPRVTHGEVFTRRWIVEAILDLVGYTPDRDLSSLRLIEPSCGTGAFITPVVDRLIESWSARHSDVGVLTHAISAYDLLEHNVKHTRDLVVTRLIDAGIEPESSHRLATTWIQRGDYLLDGPRATLFDHADQDPSADFIVGNPPYIRLEDMPTKLSAAYRERWPTMSGRADVYIGFYERALRSLAPEGRLAFICADRWMRNQYGGALRSLVAAEFSVDAVWTMHDVDAFETTVSAYPAITMISRRRQGCAIVADADSTFNAKSASQLTRWIFDEDVESTTGPGFQAHRLPHWFAGDEMWPAGSPERIALVEYLNDNFEPLHDPRLGTRVSIGIATGADSVYVTDDPEIVERDRLLPIAMAGDTKSGRFTWGENYLVNPWEEDGTLVDLSRYPKLRSYFLLHREKLTSRHIAKKNPRSWHKTIDKVNHALTARPKILIQDMRNSINPVLDLGGHYPHHNLYYVVSDEWDIEVLGGLLLSRVAQAFIEAYSVRMRGNTLRFQAQYLKKIRVPHPDSISPETKDALRCAFLDRDAEAATQAARVAYKIDSSVRL, encoded by the coding sequence GTGCCGCAGATCCAAGCTCAGCAGTCGCCCCGGGTCACCCACGGTGAGGTATTCACTCGACGCTGGATCGTGGAAGCGATCTTGGATCTGGTCGGGTACACCCCTGACCGCGACCTGTCGTCACTCAGGCTGATTGAGCCGTCCTGCGGAACTGGCGCATTCATCACACCCGTCGTGGACAGATTGATAGAGAGCTGGTCGGCACGGCATTCGGACGTCGGCGTGCTCACACACGCCATATCCGCGTATGACCTGCTCGAACACAACGTCAAGCACACTCGCGATCTTGTCGTCACTCGACTTATCGATGCGGGTATCGAGCCAGAGTCATCACATCGACTCGCGACCACATGGATCCAGCGAGGCGACTACCTCCTTGACGGGCCACGCGCCACCCTATTCGATCACGCCGATCAGGATCCAAGCGCAGACTTCATCGTCGGCAATCCTCCATATATTCGTCTCGAAGACATGCCAACAAAACTGTCGGCCGCGTATCGCGAGCGGTGGCCGACAATGTCAGGGCGAGCCGACGTCTATATAGGATTCTATGAGCGCGCCTTGCGATCACTGGCCCCAGAAGGTCGGCTCGCATTCATCTGTGCCGACAGGTGGATGCGCAATCAGTACGGCGGCGCTTTGAGGTCGCTCGTCGCGGCAGAGTTCAGCGTCGATGCCGTGTGGACGATGCACGACGTCGATGCATTTGAAACCACCGTATCGGCTTATCCAGCGATTACCATGATAAGCAGGCGACGCCAGGGCTGCGCAATCGTGGCCGACGCAGACTCCACATTTAATGCCAAGTCCGCAAGCCAGTTGACGAGGTGGATATTCGACGAAGATGTCGAATCCACCACAGGGCCGGGATTCCAAGCCCACCGACTCCCGCATTGGTTTGCCGGAGACGAGATGTGGCCTGCCGGATCACCCGAGCGAATCGCTTTGGTCGAGTATCTGAATGACAACTTCGAACCGCTCCACGATCCACGGCTGGGCACAAGGGTCAGCATCGGGATCGCCACCGGAGCCGACTCGGTCTACGTGACCGACGACCCCGAGATTGTCGAGAGGGACCGGCTGCTTCCGATAGCAATGGCCGGCGACACCAAATCTGGCCGGTTTACCTGGGGTGAGAACTATCTGGTAAACCCTTGGGAGGAAGACGGCACACTCGTTGACCTCAGCCGATACCCCAAGCTTCGCTCGTACTTTTTGCTCCATCGGGAAAAGCTGACCAGCAGGCACATCGCGAAGAAGAACCCACGTTCCTGGCACAAGACGATCGACAAAGTCAACCACGCACTGACCGCACGGCCGAAAATTCTCATCCAGGACATGCGAAACTCGATTAATCCCGTCCTGGATCTCGGCGGACACTATCCGCATCACAATCTCTATTACGTGGTGTCAGACGAGTGGGACATCGAAGTGCTCGGCGGGCTTCTTCTTTCGCGGGTAGCTCAGGCCTTCATCGAGGCCTACAGCGTCAGAATGCGCGGGAACACCCTGAGATTCCAGGCACAATACCTAAAGAAGATTCGCGTTCCGCACCCTGACTCCATCTCGCCTGAGACGAAAGACGCGCTCAGGTGTGCTTTCCTGGACCGCGATGCGGAGGCGGCCACCCAAGCAGCTCGGGTGGCGTATAAGATCGACTCAAGCGTACGACTGTGA
- a CDS encoding sacsin N-terminal ATP-binding-like domain-containing protein, producing the protein MSATDPFDTAALRAAIVGAWESSPTRFREDANAEEDLYLGGYRDRLLVELAQNAADAADEPGTLRVSLVDNELRAANTGHPLDAAGVAALTSLRASAKRGGGVGQFGIGFAAVLAVTDDPVVLSANGGVRFSAEDTRAAVAGHPDLSARVAERAGRVPVLRLAWPAGEAPPAGFATEVRLPLRSDVDGARLLENFAAQAVDLLLALPGLRRIEIADQVWERTDGDRVRVQGPDGVSTWLVHRTSGEFAQEVADTLGVEARPQWTVCWALPVDGHNIPQPLGPDVLHAPTPTDDRLSLPARLIASLPIEPSRRRLRPGPAADAVLAEAARAYPVLLTEIAVEHRTLLVPKAGFPLSEVDDRLRELVLAELRQAKWLPQAGSAKLIAPARARVLDADGLAGLLSQVLPDLADLSDQRHAAALAALDVERIGLADVVESITGITRPPSWWRELYAALAPAVDTDPTARTELGGLPVPLADGRTLPGPRGTVLMDGDADLLDLLAHTEVGSLRVVHPEAAHPMLERLGAQPGGALDVLDGLQEAVERSLDDVESGVDIDNLVQVVLRLVRDAGVRVGERPWLGALALPDSVGDWRRADELALPGSPLLDVLDEDSPIGVLSSTIDWPESVLISLGVLDAFALVVDDAPTGPDHDLADETRWWDEAPEPPHRLLAVRDLDLVTPDAWPRALRLLAAEPETWRALQEPRGYTGWWIARHGVIGGAAPTEWRMPDASELAGLYDVVPDLGLDPRVLTAIGVRAALVLDTPDDAEELLGRLGDLDRGIGTGAVLRAHAALAEAVIDEVFDPSDVRPPAGVRTLADTVAHDCSVLDAPWLLAVVAEDAVVSAGPDFALAESLADLLDLPLASEEVAGEPSSAGEFVPWSDLGAVAAACELLGVAVPDGGPMVHDKLIIRCADGDRPAPWWVQADVAHCEDTPQAMARALAWTTDRWEDRHTLAELIEDPANHLI; encoded by the coding sequence GTGAGCGCGACCGATCCGTTCGACACCGCCGCGCTGCGGGCGGCGATCGTGGGGGCGTGGGAATCCTCGCCCACGCGGTTCCGTGAGGACGCCAACGCCGAGGAGGACCTCTACCTCGGCGGCTATCGCGACCGGCTTCTCGTCGAACTCGCCCAGAACGCCGCTGACGCCGCCGACGAGCCAGGCACGCTCCGAGTGTCCCTTGTGGACAACGAACTCCGGGCGGCCAACACCGGCCACCCGCTCGACGCGGCCGGGGTCGCGGCGCTGACGTCGCTGCGTGCCTCGGCCAAGCGCGGCGGCGGGGTCGGCCAGTTCGGTATCGGGTTCGCCGCCGTGCTAGCGGTGACCGACGATCCCGTTGTCCTGTCGGCCAACGGTGGCGTTCGCTTCTCGGCGGAGGACACCCGGGCGGCGGTCGCCGGACACCCGGATCTCAGTGCGCGCGTGGCCGAGCGGGCGGGCCGGGTGCCGGTGCTCCGACTGGCCTGGCCTGCCGGGGAAGCGCCGCCCGCCGGGTTCGCCACCGAGGTCCGGCTGCCCTTGCGGTCCGATGTGGACGGTGCGCGGCTGCTGGAGAACTTCGCCGCCCAGGCCGTCGACCTGCTGCTCGCGCTGCCCGGCCTGCGCCGGATCGAGATCGCCGACCAGGTCTGGGAGCGCACCGACGGCGACCGCGTCCGGGTTCAGGGCCCGGACGGCGTGTCCACCTGGCTGGTCCACCGCACCTCCGGCGAGTTCGCCCAGGAAGTGGCCGACACCCTCGGCGTCGAGGCGCGGCCACAGTGGACGGTCTGCTGGGCGCTGCCGGTGGACGGGCACAACATCCCCCAGCCACTCGGCCCGGATGTGCTGCACGCGCCGACCCCGACCGACGACCGGCTCTCGCTGCCCGCGCGACTGATCGCGAGTCTGCCGATCGAGCCGTCCCGGCGGCGCCTGCGTCCCGGCCCCGCGGCCGACGCCGTGCTGGCCGAGGCCGCGCGGGCCTATCCGGTGCTGCTGACCGAGATCGCGGTCGAGCATCGGACGCTGCTGGTGCCCAAGGCGGGTTTCCCACTGTCCGAAGTGGACGACCGGCTGCGCGAACTCGTCCTCGCCGAATTGCGGCAGGCGAAGTGGCTGCCGCAGGCGGGTTCGGCCAAGCTGATCGCCCCGGCCCGCGCCAGGGTCCTCGACGCCGACGGTCTGGCCGGGCTGCTCTCCCAGGTCCTGCCCGACCTCGCCGACCTGTCCGACCAGCGCCACGCCGCCGCCCTGGCCGCGCTCGACGTCGAGCGGATCGGGCTGGCCGACGTGGTCGAGTCGATCACCGGCATCACCCGGCCGCCGTCGTGGTGGCGCGAGCTGTACGCCGCGCTCGCCCCGGCCGTCGACACCGACCCGACCGCCCGCACCGAGCTGGGCGGCCTCCCGGTGCCGCTGGCCGACGGGCGCACCCTGCCCGGCCCGCGCGGCACCGTGCTGATGGACGGCGACGCCGACCTGCTGGACCTGTTGGCGCACACCGAGGTCGGCTCGCTACGGGTGGTGCACCCCGAGGCCGCGCACCCGATGCTGGAACGTCTCGGCGCCCAGCCCGGCGGGGCGCTCGACGTGCTCGACGGGCTCCAGGAGGCGGTCGAACGCAGCCTGGACGACGTCGAGTCCGGTGTGGACATCGACAATCTGGTGCAGGTCGTGCTGCGGCTCGTACGCGACGCCGGGGTGCGGGTGGGGGAGCGGCCGTGGCTGGGCGCGCTCGCGCTGCCGGACTCCGTCGGCGACTGGCGCCGGGCCGACGAACTGGCGCTGCCCGGCTCGCCGCTGCTCGACGTGCTCGATGAGGACTCGCCCATCGGCGTGCTCTCCTCGACCATCGATTGGCCGGAGTCGGTGCTCATCTCCTTGGGCGTCCTGGACGCGTTCGCGCTGGTCGTGGACGACGCGCCGACCGGGCCCGACCACGATCTCGCCGACGAGACGCGGTGGTGGGACGAGGCGCCCGAGCCGCCGCACCGGCTGCTCGCCGTGCGCGACCTCGACCTGGTCACCCCCGACGCCTGGCCGCGCGCGCTGCGGCTGCTCGCCGCCGAGCCCGAGACCTGGCGCGCGCTGCAGGAGCCCCGCGGCTACACCGGCTGGTGGATCGCCCGGCACGGCGTCATCGGCGGCGCCGCGCCCACCGAGTGGCGGATGCCCGACGCGTCGGAACTGGCCGGGCTCTACGACGTCGTGCCCGACCTGGGCTTGGATCCGCGCGTCCTCACCGCCATTGGCGTGCGCGCCGCGCTCGTGCTCGACACCCCCGACGACGCCGAGGAACTGCTCGGCCGCCTCGGCGACCTCGACCGCGGCATCGGCACCGGCGCGGTCCTGCGCGCCCACGCCGCCTTGGCCGAGGCCGTCATCGACGAGGTGTTCGACCCGTCCGACGTCCGCCCGCCCGCCGGGGTGCGCACGCTGGCGGACACCGTCGCCCACGACTGCTCAGTCCTCGACGCGCCGTGGCTGCTGGCCGTGGTCGCCGAGGACGCGGTGGTGTCGGCCGGACCGGACTTCGCGCTGGCCGAGTCTCTGGCCGACCTGCTCGACCTGCCGCTGGCGTCGGAGGAAGTGGCAGGCGAGCCCTCCTCGGCAGGCGAGTTCGTCCCGTGGTCCGACCTCGGCGCGGTCGCGGCGGCCTGCGAACTACTCGGCGTCGCGGTGCCAGACGGCGGGCCGATGGTCCACGACAAACTGATCATCCGCTGCGCCGACGGCGACCGCCCGGCCCCGTGGTGGGTCCAGGCCGACGTGGCGCACTGTGAGGACACCCCGCAGGCCATGGCGCGTGCGCTGGCGTGGACGACCGACCGCTGGGAAGACCGGCACACGCTGGCCGAACTCATCGAGGACCCGGCCAACCACCTGATCTAA
- a CDS encoding PaeR7I family type II restriction endonuclease translates to MSVTRAEFETAIEAYWGAKGAQLEISRIKAAVGAGTAGSVRGGKHFDPIALLLAKFFLDAGYPTESIRIEAGHGLELPGYFRPSKRWDLVVAHKGTLVAAFELKALGGPSFGNNYNNRMEEALGTATDARHAIMADLFPGEVPWLGFFLIVEDDFRSRRPVSLATKGAFPMDPAWVGLSYMERSALSCDRFVREKLYDAVCCIASSPDEPIPVEFDQRHNWLRFQSAIEARITYLSKLGLP, encoded by the coding sequence TTGTCCGTTACTCGGGCCGAGTTTGAGACGGCCATCGAGGCCTACTGGGGCGCCAAAGGTGCCCAACTCGAAATATCGAGAATCAAAGCCGCCGTCGGGGCCGGAACGGCAGGCTCGGTACGCGGCGGGAAACACTTCGACCCGATTGCCCTGCTGCTCGCCAAGTTTTTCCTCGATGCCGGCTATCCGACAGAGTCGATCAGGATCGAGGCAGGCCACGGACTTGAGCTCCCTGGATATTTTCGACCATCCAAAAGGTGGGATCTGGTCGTTGCCCATAAGGGAACCCTGGTCGCGGCGTTCGAGCTCAAAGCACTGGGCGGACCATCTTTTGGGAACAACTACAACAACCGGATGGAAGAGGCGCTCGGCACCGCGACTGACGCGCGTCACGCGATCATGGCGGATCTTTTCCCAGGCGAGGTTCCATGGCTTGGCTTCTTCCTCATCGTCGAGGACGACTTCCGCTCACGCCGACCGGTGAGTCTTGCAACCAAGGGCGCATTTCCCATGGATCCAGCGTGGGTTGGCCTTTCATACATGGAGCGCTCAGCATTGTCGTGCGATAGATTCGTCCGCGAGAAACTCTATGACGCGGTCTGCTGCATCGCCTCCTCGCCGGACGAGCCGATACCCGTGGAGTTCGATCAACGTCACAACTGGCTTCGGTTCCAGTCCGCGATCGAGGCTCGGATTACATACCTGAGCAAGCTTGGTCTGCCGTAG